The Micromonospora violae DNA segment GGCTGCTCGCCTTCGCCAACCCGGAGGCGGGGTGGGTCGACGGGCCGCGATGGGCCGTCGACGAGCACGAGGTGGACCGGTGGTGCCGGCTGCTGTCCTGGTACGACATCCCGGCCGACCGCGCCGACCTCAGCCTGCGTCGGCCCGGGTCGGCGGGGCTGCCCAGCGGTGCCACGCTGCTGCACCCGGGCAGCAAGATCCCGGCCAAGCGGTGGCCCGCCGAGCGGTTCGCCGCGCTGGCCCGGTCGTTGACCGACCAGGGGCACCGGGTGCTGCTCACCGGTTCGACCGACGAGCGGGCGTTGGCGGCCCGGGTCGCCGACGCCGCGGGTCTGACCTCGGACGCCGTTCTGGCCGGCCGGACCGGTCTCGGCGCGCTCGCCGCGCTGGTCGCCGACGCCCGGCTGGTGGTCAGCGGCGACACCGGCGTCGCGCACCTGGCCACCGGGTACGGCACCCCGTCGGTGGTCCTCTTCGGGCCGGTGCCACCGGCGCACTGGGGGCCGCCGCCGGACCGGCCACGGCACCGGGCGCTGTGGGCCGGCGGGGAGGATTGGGCCAGGTGGGACGGGGTAGGAAGCCACCCCACGATGACGGCTCTGCGTCTCGATG contains these protein-coding regions:
- a CDS encoding glycosyltransferase family 9 protein, with the protein product MILVLRALGVGDLATAVPALRALRAAYPSRELALAAPGWLGPLVDLVGGVDRLVDTAGLDRPLRVGSAPLLAVNLHGRGPQSHRLLAATRPGRLLAFANPEAGWVDGPRWAVDEHEVDRWCRLLSWYDIPADRADLSLRRPGSAGLPSGATLLHPGSKIPAKRWPAERFAALARSLTDQGHRVLLTGSTDERALAARVADAAGLTSDAVLAGRTGLGALAALVADARLVVSGDTGVAHLATGYGTPSVVLFGPVPPAHWGPPPDRPRHRALWAGGEDWARWDGVGSHPTMTALRLDEVLAAVAEVERVVRVSGAVAA